The Streptomyces sp. NBC_01463 DNA window CACACCTGGACGCTCGACCACTTCCGCACGGCCGTGCAGGCCGACGGCTTCGAACTGTTCTGGCGCAACAGCATCCTGGTGACGCTCAGCTCGATCCTGCTGGCCCTGCTCGTCGCCATCGGCTCCGCCTACGCGGTGGCCCGGATGCGCTGGAAGGGGCGCCGGCAGTTCATGCTCATGGTCTTCGTCGCGCAGATGGCGCCCTGGGAGTCGCTGATCATCCCGATCTACATCATCTCCCGCGACACGGACATGCTCGACCGGCTGCCGACGCTCACGCTCGTCTACTTCATGGTCACGCTGCCGTTCTCGATCGTGGTGCTGCGCGGCTTCATCGCCACCATCCCGCCGGAGCTGGAGGAGGCCGCGCAGGTCGACGGCTGCACCAGGACCGGTGCCTTCCGGCGGGTGGCGCTGCCGCTGCTCGCACCGGGGCTGATGGCGACCTCGCTGTTCGGCTTCATCACCGCCTGGAACGAGTTCGCGTACGCCAACTTCCTGATCATCAAGCACCAGGACAGCCGCACGCTGCCGGTCTGGCTGTCGTCGTTCCAGAACACCTTCGGCACCGACTGGGGCGCCACCATGGCCGCCTCGACCCTCTTCGCCCTGCCCGCGCTGGTCGTCTTCCTGCTGCTCCAGCGCCATGTCACCTCCGGCTTCGCGGCCGGCGCCGTCAAGGGCTGACCGCCCGAGATCCGAACCCGGAGGCTCCTCGTGCCCGCATCACGCCCCGAACAGTCCCTCGTCCCCCGCCCCCGCAAGGTCTCGGCCCGCCCCGGCCGGTTCACCCTCGACCAGGACACCTCGGTGCGGGCCTATCCCGGAGCGGAGGGCGCCGCCGACCTGCTGCGCACCCTGCTCGCACCCGCCACGGGCCTGCCCCTGGCCCTCTCCGCCGAAGGCCGCATCGTGCTGGCCCTCGACCCGCAGCTGGGCGGCCTCGGCGAGGAGGGGTACGGGCTGACCATCGGCCCGGACGCCCTGCTGCTGCGGGCCGCGCGGCTGCCGGGCCTGCTCAGGGGCGTCCAGACGATCCGTCAGCTGCTGCCCGCGGAGGCCCTTTCGGGCACGGCGCAGCGGGCAGCGCCCTGGATGCTGCCCTGTGTCGAGATCAGCGACGTGCCCGCGTACCCGTGGCGCGGCTCGATGCTGGATGTCGCCCGGCACTTCCAGCCGGTGTCGTACCTGCGCCGGTACGTGGACCTGATGGCGCTGCACAAACTCAACACGCTCCACCTCCACCTCACGGACGACCAGGGATGGCGGATGCCCGTCGCCGCCTATCCCCGGCTGACCGGGATCGGCGGTCATCGCCGGCAGTCGATGTCCGGCCCGCCCGGGCGCGGCGACGAGACCTATGACGGGATCGCGCACTCGGGGGCGTACACCCGGCAGGAACTGCGGGACCTGGTCCGGTACGCGGCGGCGCGCGGGGTGCGGGTGGTGCCGGAGATCGAGATGCCGGGCCATGTGCGGGCGGCCCTGGCCGCCCACCCCGAGCTGGGCAACGATCCGTCGCGGCGGCTGGACGTGTGGACCCGCTGGGGTGTCTGCGACACCGTGTTCGGCGTCCACGAGGAGGTCTTCGACTTCTGCCGGACGGTGCTGGAGGAGGTCATGGACGTCTTCCCGTCCCCGTACATCCACATCGGCGGCGAGGAGTGCCCGACCACCGAGTGGGAGACGAGCCCGGCGGCGCTGGCGCGGGCCGCGGCCGAGGGGCTGCCCGACGCCCGGGCACTGCACGGCTGGTTCATGGGCCGGATCGGGTCGTTCCTCGCCGAGCAGGGCAGGCGTCCGGTCGGCTGGGCCGAGACGGGCACCGAACTGCCTCCCGAATTCACGGTGATGACCTGGCGCGACCCGGCCCACGCGCTCGCCGCCGCCCGCCGCGGCCACCAGGTGGTCACCGCGCACCACCGGGCCACGTACCTCGACTACGCCCAGTCCGCCGATCCCGGCGAACCGGCCGCGCAGCCGGGACCGCCCGTCGGTCTGCGGGCCGTCCACGGCAACCGGCCGGTACCGGACGGCTGGGAGGCGGCGGACGCGGGCCGGGTGCTGGGCACCCAGGCCCAGCTGTGGACCGAGTACGCGAGCACGCCGGAGCAGATCGAGTACCTGACGTATCCGCGGCTGTGCGCCCTCGCTGACCGTGCCTGGTCGGGCGGGCGCAGCGACTGGCCCGGCTTCCTGAGCCGCCTCGGCCGGCACACGGCACGGCTCGACGCCCTCGGCGTCGGCTACCGCCCCCTGAACCCGCGGTCGCTCCAGACCGCTGCCCCAGGAACAGCGCCACCTCGGTAGGAACCACTCCCCCACGACCGTTCCGGAGAGGAACAGGTTCATGAAGTCGATCACGAAGACCCGGATCCGTGCGGCGGCCTCGGCCGCTGCCACCCTGGCACTGGGCTGTACGGCACTGGCCGCCGTCCCGTCATCGGCGAGCGCCGCCGACGGACCGCTCGCCGTGCAGTACCGCACCAGTGCGTCCGGGGCCACGGCCGACCAGAGCGAGCCCTGGCTGAAGGTGCGCAACACGGGCAGCGCGGCCGTGCAGCTCAGTGCCGTCAAGGTCCGCTACTACTTCAAGGGCGAGGCGGCGGGCGATGCCTACCGGTTCGCCTGCTCCTGGGCGGTGAAGGGCTGCGGGAACATCACCGGGACGTTCGGCACGCTCGCCTCCCCGACCGCCACCGCCGACCGCTATCTGGAGATCGGCTTCACGGCCGGCGCGGGATCGCTCGCACCGGGGGCCGACACCGGAGACATGCAGCTGCGCTTCTACCGGTCGAGCTGGCAGACGCTGCTGCAGAGCGACGACTACTCCTTCGACGCGGGCCGGACGGCGTACGGAGACTGGTCGAAGGTGACCGCGCAGCTCGGCGGCGCCACGGTCTGGGGCCGGGCCCCGGAGGGCAATGACCCGACCGACCCCACGGATCCGACCGACCCGACGGATCCGACCGATCCGCCGGAGGGCGCGCCCACGCTCTTCGACGACTTCAACTACAGCGGGCACACCGACCCGCAGATCGCCGCGCACGGCTGGAGCGTCCGCTCGAACTCCGGCGGACCGGGGGTGCCCGGCGCCACCTGGGCACCGGAGAACGTGACGTTCGCCGCCCAGAGCGGGAACTCGGTGATGAACCTGGAGACGTCGACCGCGGGCAGCGGTGAGTCGACGAAGCAGACCGAGATCCTGACCCAGTCGATGAAGTTCCGCAACGGCACCTATGCGGCCCGGGTGAAGTTCAACGACGCGCCGGTCTCCGGCCCCGACGGCGACCACCTCGTCCAGACGTTCTTCACCATCAACGACCTCAAGGCGCCGATGGCGGACGACTACGCGGAGTACGACTTCGAGTACCTGCCGAACGGCGGCTGGGGCGAGAGCGGCAACATCCTCTACACGACCTCGTGGGAGACCTACCGGCCCGACCCCTGGGAGGCGGTCAACGCGCACACCGAGTCCCGGCAGAGCTACGCGGGCTGGCACGACCTGGTCGTGACGATCGACGGCAGCGCGATCACCTACTACATCGACGGTCAGCTGTTCGGCACCCACGGGGCGGCGTATCTGCCGGAGCGGGGCATGTCGATCAACTTCAACCAGTGGCTGATCGACCTGGCCGGCCAGACGAGCACGACGCCGCGCTCGTACGACCAGCAGGTGGACTACGTCCTGCACGTGAAGGACCAGGTTCTCACCCCGGCGCAGGTCAGCGCCAAGGTGAGCGCGTTCCGCACGGCGGGGACGACGTTCCAGGACACGGTTCCTGCCGGGTGAGCCGGTAGCGGTACGGCGGGCGGGGCGGAGGGCGATGGCCCTCCGCCCCGCCTTCGTCATGTCCGGGGTCCGATTTCCGGGCACCCCCTTGACATCGCCCCCACCCTCCGGGCAATCTTCCGTTAAGCAGAAACTAACTTCCGCAATACGGAAGGAGCGCCGAAACCCTCATGGGCTACCCGGACCAGCGCTTCGATGTGAACCTTTCGATCCTCTTCACGGAACTCCCGCTCCTGGAGCGACCCGCGGCAGCCGCCGCGGCGGGCTTCACGGCGGTCGAGCTGTGGTGGCCATGGATCGAGACCCCCACCCCTCCGCAGGCCGAACTCGACGCGCTGAAGAAGGCGCTCGACGACGCGGGCACCCAGTTGGTGGGGCTGAACTTCTACGCCGGACAGCTGCCCGGCCCCGACCGCGGCGCGCTCTCCGTGCCCGGCACGGAGTCGGACCGCTTCCGGGCCAACATCGAGGTGGCGGCCGGCTTCGCCGCCTCGGTCGGCTGCAGGGCGCTCAACGCGCTCTACGGCAACCGGGTCGACGGTGCCGACCCCGCCGAGCAGGACGCACTCGCCCTGGAGAACCTGGTCACCGCCGCCCACGCGGCCGACCGGATCGGGGCGGTCCTGCTGATCGAGACCCTGAACGCGCCGGAGTCCCCGCGCTACCCGCTGGTGAGCGCACCGGCCGGGATCGAGGTCGTCGACCGGATCAACGCGGCGACGGGCCTCGGCAACGCGAAGTTCCTGCTGGACCTGTACCACCTGTCGATGAACGGCGAGGACCTCAGCCAGGTCATCGGCGCCTACGCCGACAGGACCGGTCACGTCCAGATCGCGGACAACCCGGGCCGCGGCGCACCCGGCACCGGCTCGCTCCCGCTGGAGCAGCTCCTCGACGAGCTGACGAAGGCCGGTTACGACGGCTGGGTCGGCCTGGAGTACAAGCCGGGCGACCGGCCGAGCGCCGAGTCCTTCGAGTGGCTCCCGGCCACCGCACGGGCCGCCCGCCGGTAGCGGCGGACCGTCACTCGCACACACGTTTATCGGAAGGCACCCTCATGAGCAACAACCTCCCCAAGGTTGCGTGGATCGGGCTCGGCATCATGGGTTCGCCCATGTCCGAGAACCTGATCAAGGCCGGTTACGACGTCACCGGTTACACCCTGGAGCAGGACAAGGTCGACCGGCTGGCCGCGGCCGGCGGCACCGGCGCCTCCTCGATCGCCGAAGCGGTCAAGGACGCGGACGTGGTCATCACGATGGTGCCCGCCTCCCCGCAGGTCGAGGCGATCGCGTACGGCTCCGAGGGCATCCTGGAGAACGCGAAGCGCGGCGCGCTGCTGATCGACATGTCCTCGATCACCCCGCAGACCTCCGTGGACCTCGCGAAGAACGCCGCCGAGAAGGGCATCCGCGTCCTGGACGCCCCCGTGTCCGGCGGTGAGGCGGGCGCCATCGAGGCCGTGCTGTCGATCATGGTCGGTGGCGAGCGGGCCGACTTCGACGCCGCCAAGCCGGTGCTCGACGCGCTGGGCAAGACCATCGTGCTCTGCGGTCCGCACGGCTCGGGCCAGACGGTGAAGGCGGCCAACCAGCTGATCGTCGCCGTCAACATCCAGGCCTGCGCCGAGGCCGTCGTCTTCCTGGAGAAGTCCGGGGTGGACCTCGCCGCCGCGCTCGACGTCCTCAACGGCGGACTGGCCGGCTCGACCGTGCTGACCCGCAAGAAGGACAACTTCCTGAACCGGAACTTCGCTCCCGGCTTCCGGATCGATCTGCACCACAAGGACATGGGCATCGTCACGGACGCCGCCCGCAACGTCGGTGCCGCACTGCCCGTCGGCGGTGTCGTCGCCCAGCTCGTCGCCTCGCTGCGCGCCCAGGGCGACGGCGGCCTGGACCACTCGGCGCTGCTGCGCTCGGTCGAGCGTCTCTCCGGTCAGCCCGTCCAGGACTGACCGACGCGGCCGGGCCCCGTCGCGGGCCCGGCCGGCACCACCCCGCCGGGTGCGTATCCCCCGGCCCCACAGACTTCCGGGCGGCGTCGGCGCTGACACCTGTCCTGTCGCGCCCAGGCGCCGGCGCCGTCCGGAACACCCCTTCACGCACCACCTTCGCCAAGAATTTCAACAAACTGTTGACGTCAGGTTCGGAGCGTACTTACGCTCCTGGAGCCCCCAGGCCGTCGCAGTTCAGCAGCTCCCGTACGGAAGGTCGCCCCGACACCATGACGCAGCGCGTGCTTACGACCGAGTCCGGCGCCCCGGTCGCCGACAACCAGAACTCCGCCACCGCCGGCGCCGGCGGCCCGATCCTCCTCCAGGACGGTCACCTCCTGGAGAAGCTCGCCCGCTTCAACCGGGAGCGCATCCCGGAGCGCGTGGTGCACGCACGGGGCTCCGGCGCGTACGGCTACTTCGAGGTGACCGACGACGTCACCGGCTTCACCCGCGCCGACTTCCTCTCCGAGGTCGGCCGCCGCACCGAGACGTTCATCCGGTTCTCCACGGTCGCCGACTCGCTCGGCGGTGCGGACGCGGTGCGCGACCCGCGCGGCTTCGCGCTCAAGTTCTACACGAACGACGGCAATTACGACCTCGTCGGCAACAACACCCCGGTGTTCTTCATCAAGGACCCGATCAAGTTCCCCGACTTCATCCACTCCCAGAAGCGCGACCCGTTCACGGGCCGTC harbors:
- a CDS encoding carbohydrate ABC transporter permease, yielding MTLLRPRARRLPLNAAAVLTVLVCLFPVYWMISTAFKPSRDIQSADPKLFPHTWTLDHFRTAVQADGFELFWRNSILVTLSSILLALLVAIGSAYAVARMRWKGRRQFMLMVFVAQMAPWESLIIPIYIISRDTDMLDRLPTLTLVYFMVTLPFSIVVLRGFIATIPPELEEAAQVDGCTRTGAFRRVALPLLAPGLMATSLFGFITAWNEFAYANFLIIKHQDSRTLPVWLSSFQNTFGTDWGATMAASTLFALPALVVFLLLQRHVTSGFAAGAVKG
- a CDS encoding hydrolase encodes the protein MKSITKTRIRAAASAAATLALGCTALAAVPSSASAADGPLAVQYRTSASGATADQSEPWLKVRNTGSAAVQLSAVKVRYYFKGEAAGDAYRFACSWAVKGCGNITGTFGTLASPTATADRYLEIGFTAGAGSLAPGADTGDMQLRFYRSSWQTLLQSDDYSFDAGRTAYGDWSKVTAQLGGATVWGRAPEGNDPTDPTDPTDPTDPTDPPEGAPTLFDDFNYSGHTDPQIAAHGWSVRSNSGGPGVPGATWAPENVTFAAQSGNSVMNLETSTAGSGESTKQTEILTQSMKFRNGTYAARVKFNDAPVSGPDGDHLVQTFFTINDLKAPMADDYAEYDFEYLPNGGWGESGNILYTTSWETYRPDPWEAVNAHTESRQSYAGWHDLVVTIDGSAITYYIDGQLFGTHGAAYLPERGMSINFNQWLIDLAGQTSTTPRSYDQQVDYVLHVKDQVLTPAQVSAKVSAFRTAGTTFQDTVPAG
- a CDS encoding 2-hydroxy-3-oxopropionate reductase, which encodes MSNNLPKVAWIGLGIMGSPMSENLIKAGYDVTGYTLEQDKVDRLAAAGGTGASSIAEAVKDADVVITMVPASPQVEAIAYGSEGILENAKRGALLIDMSSITPQTSVDLAKNAAEKGIRVLDAPVSGGEAGAIEAVLSIMVGGERADFDAAKPVLDALGKTIVLCGPHGSGQTVKAANQLIVAVNIQACAEAVVFLEKSGVDLAAALDVLNGGLAGSTVLTRKKDNFLNRNFAPGFRIDLHHKDMGIVTDAARNVGAALPVGGVVAQLVASLRAQGDGGLDHSALLRSVERLSGQPVQD
- a CDS encoding TIM barrel protein; the encoded protein is MGYPDQRFDVNLSILFTELPLLERPAAAAAAGFTAVELWWPWIETPTPPQAELDALKKALDDAGTQLVGLNFYAGQLPGPDRGALSVPGTESDRFRANIEVAAGFAASVGCRALNALYGNRVDGADPAEQDALALENLVTAAHAADRIGAVLLIETLNAPESPRYPLVSAPAGIEVVDRINAATGLGNAKFLLDLYHLSMNGEDLSQVIGAYADRTGHVQIADNPGRGAPGTGSLPLEQLLDELTKAGYDGWVGLEYKPGDRPSAESFEWLPATARAARR
- a CDS encoding beta-N-acetylhexosaminidase — translated: MPASRPEQSLVPRPRKVSARPGRFTLDQDTSVRAYPGAEGAADLLRTLLAPATGLPLALSAEGRIVLALDPQLGGLGEEGYGLTIGPDALLLRAARLPGLLRGVQTIRQLLPAEALSGTAQRAAPWMLPCVEISDVPAYPWRGSMLDVARHFQPVSYLRRYVDLMALHKLNTLHLHLTDDQGWRMPVAAYPRLTGIGGHRRQSMSGPPGRGDETYDGIAHSGAYTRQELRDLVRYAAARGVRVVPEIEMPGHVRAALAAHPELGNDPSRRLDVWTRWGVCDTVFGVHEEVFDFCRTVLEEVMDVFPSPYIHIGGEECPTTEWETSPAALARAAAEGLPDARALHGWFMGRIGSFLAEQGRRPVGWAETGTELPPEFTVMTWRDPAHALAAARRGHQVVTAHHRATYLDYAQSADPGEPAAQPGPPVGLRAVHGNRPVPDGWEAADAGRVLGTQAQLWTEYASTPEQIEYLTYPRLCALADRAWSGGRSDWPGFLSRLGRHTARLDALGVGYRPLNPRSLQTAAPGTAPPR